Within Plasmodium reichenowi strain SY57 chromosome 3, whole genome shotgun sequence, the genomic segment tttttttttaatttttttttttttttttttttttgttttttttttttttttttttttNNNNNNNNNNNNNNNNNNNNNNNNNNNNNNNNNNNNNNNNNNNNNNNNNNNNNNNNNNNNNNNNNNNNNNNNNNNNNNNNNNNNNNNNNNNNNNNNNNNNNNNNNNNNNNNNNNNNNNNNNNNNNNNNNNNNNNNNNNNNNNNNNNNNNNNNNNNNNNNNNNNNNNNNNNNNNNNNNNNNNNNNNNNNNNNNNNNTGGTTGttcaaatttttttttttttttttttttttaattatttataatttatatatagataaattCTGAAGAgtcataattatattaagctttatatgtatatataatattattctttcATAGTTTgtatgataatataaatattattatctgTCATATAATTAGTAGCACTggattatataaaattcttcatttatttattactttatttggttttttttttttttatttttatatccttatgtaatatgtattaaagTATAAAGGTGGTATTTAAGGtttcttattataaaattgtattatatatatatatatatatatatatatatttatttattgatttatttatttattttcaagaaaaaaagaacaacGTTTACACATGGAATAAAAGGAATATATTAGgtatatgtaaatataagaaatattaattaatatataatatacaaagggataaaaatacaaattaaaaataatacgGGGTAAATATAATTGTGCGCGCATATgtttctttatataattcacCTGATGATAATCTTatgaatatgaaaaataaatgatttatGAAATTGTgtgtaataataataatagtatcattattatcattattattattattattattattatttttgtgtGTATCCTTTTTggtttatattttaatatatgaatatataggcatattaaatatcatcagaaataataaaaagaataatagaaatgtatataataagagTAACCTTCTAAAATATAaactatttatatatataatataattttgtaCTGTTTTGTGTGACTTTAAATAATAGAAAGGTGTTTCATATATAAGATCATAAAATgtgtaataatattgataatgtggatttgttttatttttctttatatatatatattttttttctttatttggataaaaaaaatatgataaatcTTTATTAAGATATGtttgattatttttgttttgtaTGTTATGgtttctatttttttctttacagaatatattattgtatgtattttttaatttattttttgttttatgtataaagagttggattttttttttttttgtagaagaatgaaaaaaatagtattgtaaattttcatttttatagTTCACTGAAATATAATTTGTAATACTTATAAGTATTTTATGAAAGAAGGgtataacataaatattaagataatattttattttatttattatatgttgAATAATAAGATCacaattatttttatatattactacatttgataaagatataaaattattataattatcatcattattattatgaattCCCCTCATCTTCtgtatatatgttatgatatatttttcccAATTTTGTAAACAGTGTTGTATTTctgttattatttttttctttataatatattttagaAAATGATTTTGAATGTCTATAAGTACATAAATCGAAACATTTGTTTTCTCTTTATTAGATGTTAAAGGTTGTATATTGTTCGGACATATATCGTTATCTAcaaaatgttttatattttttgttttttttgagaaaatatatatttgatatattttaatataaattgaaaaaggttcattataaacatttatcatctgaatataatacaatTCATTAAATTTAGGGTccaaatatttatttgaaatatatgGTAGGTCATGTTTTTGTCCTTGCACAATATTGGATctgtttgtttttttttctttacttctttctaaaaataatttatttattatgaaccgtagtttttttttaatattattgttatatgTATTGTTATATgtgttgttattatatatattgttgttatatatgttgttgttatacatattgttgttatacatattgttgttatatttattgttgttatatttattgttgttgtatttattgttgttatatttattgttgttatatttattgttgttatatttattgttgttatatttattgttgttatatttattgttgttatatttatggttgtccctttttatttcataatttatattttcgtttctatatatatcggaatattcctttttataatttttgtgttgttctatatttttatgaatatatatagtttCATCACTCCTCGTTTTAgttatttttttagtttcttttttttttttttttattcttaaaaatttttttttaaaaaaatgaataatagtacttttatattttctatgattatctatattgtgtttataattttttttttttttattattgtgTAGATCAAAATTTGTACTTATAGGATTATTATTCCTatggtatatatatttttttttatgataataataggTTCCATAATTTTTATGGAAGCATATGTTTTGATGATTTTCTTTACCTagttcattttttatatcatgTTGTTGGTTGTTTATGTCTTGTTTGTTTGTTATGATATGTTCTTTATTACAAGAACTAAGAAAACATATAGAATCATCATAAGGATgttgataatataaatgtgtTTTTATTTGTGTATTTATGTCAGAATATTGTTCCTTAGATTTATCTTTAAAATAATCAAGATTATTTATGTTGGTGGCTTTATTAtcatgaaaataattttgattTGTTACATGATGACTAGGGgtatatttgtattttacgtttttattatataagaaataagAAGACTCTGATATAGATATGTTACATACACTAACTCCAAGATAGAGAGATgaattttgtttatattgtataactttttcatttttatgatttgtatattcttttatatcatatatatttttattgtgatttatattgtaatttaatatattaataatattattattattattattgatAAATGTATGATAAAAAGTATCCATATCTAAGtccataaaaaaatttgatattttgattaaattatttatatcatcattatttaaatttaatatatttttaatattatataatagcatcccattttcattatatttgtttacATGAATTGTATTATGATTAGTAGTTTGGTATCTTTTCTTTGTTAATTTAtcttttgtattattatagatattttttatatgtttcttatttatattcttaatTTTGATATTTTCAATGTTGGGCAAATAATCATAGAATTTGTTCctattataataataattattattattattgttattatcatcatcattacAATTATTCCTTTGTGtgtatttttcttctttcttttttctttttgtttttttttttatccttTCAAACAACATACCTATTTTATGTCTAATCACTTTGTGtatcttattattttcttttttttcctttttttttgaatcgttcatgtaatatttattgGTTGAAAGGTTTGTACTATCagaaatattttcatacgaatgtttatttatttttctttcatcttttttctttttttttattttttcatcatgTTCATCGCTATTtagtatattattatgagAAGATAGAGGTTCCtttaattgtatatatgattggtcatatattcttttttgttttttcatttttttctttttaaatatatatctacaTTTTTGTGTTTAACAATTTATATAAGGGGTCCCTTTATTAGAgacatataaaaaaaaaaaatatat encodes:
- a CDS encoding hypothetical protein (conserved Plasmodium protein, unknown function); the protein is MKKQKRIYDQSYIQLKEPLSSHNNILNSDEHDEKIKKKKKDERKINKHSYENISDSTNLSTNKYYMNDSKKKEKKENNKIHKVIRHKIGMLFERIKKKTKRKKKEEKYTQRNNCNDDDNNNNNNNYYYNRNKFYDYLPNIENIKIKNINKKHIKNIYNNTKDKLTKKRYQTTNHNTIHVNKYNENGMLLYNIKNILNLNNDDINNLIKISNFFMDLDMDTFYHTFINNNNNNIINILNYNINHNKNIYDIKEYTNHKNEKVIQYKQNSSLYLGVSVCNISISESSYFLYNKNVKYKYTPSHHVTNQNYFHDNKATNINNLDYFKDKSKEQYSDINTQIKTHLYYQHPYDDSICFLSSCNKEHIITNKQDINNQQHDIKNELGKENHQNICFHKNYGTYYYHKKKYIYHRNNNPISTNFDLHNNKKKKNYKHNIDNHRKYKSTIIHFFKKKFLRIKKKKKETKKITKTRSDETIYIHKNIEQHKNYKKEYSDIYRNENINYEIKRDNHKYNNNKYNNNKYNNNKYNNNKYNNNKYNNNKYNNNKYNNNKYNNNMYNNNMYNNNIYNNNIYNNNTYNNTYNNNIKKKLRFIINKLFLERSKEKKTNRSNIVQGQKHDLPYISNKYLDPKFNELYYIQMINVYNEPFSIYIKIYQIYIFSKKTKNIKHFVDNDICPNNIQPLTSNKEKTNVSIYVLIDIQNHFLKYIIKKKIITEIQHCLQNWEKYIITYIQKMRGIHNNNDDNYNNFISLSNVVIYKNNCDLIIQHIINKIKYYLNIYVIPFFHKILISITNYISVNYKNENLQYYFFHSSTKKKKIQLFIHKTKNKLKNTYNNIFCKEKNRNHNIQNKNNQTYLNKDLSYFFYPNKEKKYIYIKKNKTNPHYQYYYTFYDLIYETPFYYLKSHKTVQNYIIYINSLYFRRLLLLYTFLLFFLLFLMIFNMPIYSYIKI